A stretch of the Phycodurus eques isolate BA_2022a chromosome 15, UOR_Pequ_1.1, whole genome shotgun sequence genome encodes the following:
- the LOC133413752 gene encoding membrane-associated phosphatidylinositol transfer protein 2-like isoform X5: MVRAHRQAWCWQDEWYGLTIEDIRLLELETQLALAKKMAQYSLGEEGASETNGHPAAQDRDEEPRDVAGSGPAAEAEVGGATPGSVLDNRGELTKQWSTSSRSSNRSSKRGGSPSHHSLSEWRMQSIARESDDSTDDEFFDAHDGFSDGEEAQPKEITKWSSNDLMDKMETVEADEVPESLYPESGGDFGPMTNEEPHAEASRQCLQPSKIHVLILVLHGGNILDTGAGEQNSKQGDVNTLSGAFETVMRVHYPAALGRIAIRTVPCPAVCVEAFSLVSNLSPYSYDEGCLSSSQDHIPLAALPLLATSAPQYQDAVAAVILRANQVYTDFIRSLGGASFNGQVCVIGDCVGGILGFDALCSTSVLVLESPNSSRRGSAISVQDTELLSPGIVINSASPSSPSLEGSRHLSRSNIDIPRCSGPDDPKKQLPRKRSDSSTYELDTIKHHQAFLSSLHSSVIHAESCSRRSSNSTMLEGGSLGKFDFEVTDFFLFGSPLGLVLALRKTVVPSLDVTALRPACQQVYNLFHPADPSASRLEPLLDKRFHLLPPFSVPRYQRFPLGDGHSALLVETVQGNPQLLMEPALHRSQEMGVNETSIPVPVLNWPSSVDGSAHISVDAAYPPPSTSPGVPHIRCHRRASEASLASQVSGLAESYAASNVANSKSASGLRSPHVPRALACLTACSEPNVPSAGRVKKRLSLLSQIPYRKLASRTPSSRSCRKTRQVFLRAAESEAASDAGSDVTADIPDISSPGALNNLAQVASRWWGSKRMDYALYCPDALTAFPTVALPHLFHASYWESTDVVSFLLRQVMRHENSGILELNGKEVSEFTPSKPREKWLRKRTHVKIRNVTANHRVNDGVFTEDGAQTVTGRFMYGPLDMVTLTGEKIDIHVMTQPPSGEWVYCDTQLTNSSGRVSYALPDNKRLGIGVYPVKMVVRGDHTFADSYLTVVPRGTEFVVFSIDGSFAASVSIMGSDPKVRAGAVDVVRYWQDLGYLIVYVTGRPDMQKQRVVAWLSQHNFPHGVVSFCEGLVHDPLRHKANFLKCLVGEAQMRIFAAYGSSKDISVYANVGLPPSHIYIVGRPTKKMQHQCQFIPDGYASHLSQLEYNRHSRPAKSAGARVVLRKSSFGLGAASGDFLRKRNHIFRTISPQQPGGPPSGSPKPPGRTERTQSQCEAERGVTAAATAQRSMSVAAGCWARGGSAGLHGPK, from the exons ATGGTGCGAGCCCACCGCCAGGCGTGGTGTTGGCAGGACGAGTGGTACGGCCTGACCATCGAGGACATCCGGCTGCTGGAGCTGGAGACCCAGCTGGCCCTCGCCAAGAAGATGGCCCAGTACAGCCTCGGCGAGGAGGGCGCTTCCGAGACCAACGGCCACCCCGCCGCTCAGGACCGGGACGAGGAGCCGCGCGACGTCGCCGGATCCGGACCCGCCGCCGAGGCCGAGGTCGGCGGCGCGACGCCGGGCTCGGTGCTGGACAACCGGGGGGAGCTGACCAAGCAGTGGTCCACGTCTTCCAGATCCTCCAACAGGTCATCCAAGAGAGGAG GAAGTCCTTCTCATCACAGCCTGAGCGAGTGGAGGATGCAGAGCATCGCGCGAGAATCCGACGACAGCACGGACGACGAGTTCTTTGACGCGCACG ATGGTTTCTCTGACGGCGAGGAGGCACAGCCCAAGGAGATCACCAAGTGGAGTTCCAACGACCTGATGGACAAAATGGAAACCGTAGAAGCGGACGAGGTTCCAG AGTCGCTGTATCCCGAGTCGGGCGGGGACTTTGGCCCCATGACCAACGAGGAGCCACACGCCGAG GCGTCTCGGCAGTGTCTTCAGCCGTCCAAAATCCACGTGCTGATTCTGGTCCTGCACGGAGGAAACATTCTGGACACGGGGGCAG GCGAGCAGAACAGCAAGCAAGGTGACGTCAACACGCTGAGCGGCGCCTTCGAGACGGTGATGAGGGTGCACTACCCGGCGGCACTGGGCCGCATCGCCATCCGCACCGTGCCGTGTCCCGCTGTCTGCGTGGAAGCCTTCTCTCTGGTGTCCAA CCTGAGTCCGTACAGCTACGACGAGGGCTGCCTTTCCAGCAGTCAGGATCACATCCCGCTGGCCGCGCTGCCTCTCCTCGCCACGTCGGCGCCGCAGTACCAGGACGCGGTAGCCGCGGTCATCCTCAGAGCCAATCAGGTCTACACAGACTTCATCAGGTCCCTGGGAGGAGCCTCCTTCAACGGACAG gtgtgtgtGATCGGGGACTGCGTCGGAGGCATCCTGGGCTTTGATGCTCTTTGCAGTACTTCTGTTCTGGTGTTGGAAAGTCCAAACAGCAGCAGGCGGGGCAGCGCCATCAGCGTGCAG GACACGGAGCTGCTTTCTCCCGGCATCGTCATCAACAGCGCGTCGCCCTCGTCGCCGTCCCTGGAGGGAAGTCGACACCTGAGCCGGAGTAACATCGACATCCCTCGGTGCTCGGGGCCCGACGACCCCAAGAAGCAGCTGCCGCGCAAACGCAGCGACTCCTCCACCTACGAGCTCGACACCATCAAGCACcaccaggccttcttgtccag CCTTCACTCCAGCGTGATCCACGCGGAGTCCTGCTCGCGGCGCTCCAGCAACAGCACCATGCTGGAGGGAGGATCGCTGGGCAAGTTTGACTTTGAGGTGACAGACTTCTTCCTGTTTGGATCTCCTCTGGGCCTGGTGCTGGCGCTCAGGAAGACTGTGGTGCCCTCGTTGGACG TGACGGCTCTGCGTCCGGCCTGCCAGCAGGTCTACAACCTGTTCCACCCGGCAGACCCGTCAGCCTCGCGCCTGGAGCCTCTCCTGGACAAACGCTTCCACCTGCTGCCCCCCTTCAGCGTCCCGCGCTATCAGCGCTTTCCCCTGGGGGACGGACACTCGGCTCTCCTGG TGGAGACGGTGCAGGGCAACCCTCAGCTCCTGATGGAGCCGGCGTTGCAtcgcagtcaggagatgggcgTGAACGAGACCTCCATCCCCGTGCCCGTCCTCAACTGGCCGTCCTCCG TGGATGGGAGCGCTCACATTTCGGTGGACGCCGCCTACCCGCCGCCGTCCACGTCTCCTGGTGTCCCTCACATCCGCTGCCACCGCCGGGCGAGCGAGGCCAGCCTGGCGAGCCAGGTGTCGGGCTTGGCCGAATCGTATGCCGCCTCCAACGTCGCCAACAGTAAGTCGGCCTCGGGCCTTCGGTCCCCGCACGTTCCTCGCGCGCTCGCTTGTTTGACGGCTTGTTCCGAACCAAACGTCCCCTCAGCCGGCCGGGTGAAAAAAAGGCTCAGTCTTCTGTCCCAGATTCCCTACCGTAAACTCGCCTCCCGGACGCCGTCGTCGCGCTCGTGCAGGAAAACCCGCCAGGTGTTCCTGAGAGCCGCCGAGTCGGAAGCAGCCTCGGACGCCGGCTCGGATGTCACCGCTGACATTCCAGACATCAGCTCACCCGGGGCACTAAACAACTTGGCGCAAG TTGCGTCTCGCTGGTGGGGCAGCAAGCGGATGGACTACGCCCTCTACTGTCCCGATGCCCTGACGGCGTTCCCCACCGTGGCCCTGCCGCACCTCTTCCACGCCTCCTACTGGGAGTCCACAGACGTGGTGTCCTTCCTGCTCAGACAA GTAATGAGGCACGAGAACTCCGGAATTCTGGAGCTAAATGGCAAAGAAGTGTCAGAGTTCACGCCATCCAAGCCCAGAGAAAAGTGGCTGCGCAAGCGGACTCATGTCAAAATCCGG AATGTGACGGCCAACCACCGCGTGAACGACGGCGTGTTCACAGAGGACGGCGCCCAGACGGTCACCGGTCGCTTCATGTACGGCCCGCTGGACATGGTGACGCTTACGGGAGAGAAG ATCGACATCCACGTGATGACGCAGCCCCCCTCGGGCGAGTGGGTCTATTGCGACACGCAGCTCACCAACAGCAGCGGTCGCGTCTCCTACGCGCTTCCCGACAACAAGCGGCTGGGAATCGGGGTGTATCCCGTCAAAATGGTGGTCAG GGGCGACCACACGTTTGCCGACAGCTACCTCACCGTGGTACCCCGCGGGACCGAGTTTGTGGTGTTCAGCATCGACGGCTCGTTCGCCGCCAGCGTGTCCATCATGGGCAGCGACCCCAAGGTGCGAGCGGGAGCCGTGGATGTGGTCAG GTACTGGCAGGACCTGGGCTACCTGATCGTGTACGTGACGGGGCGTCCCGACATGCAGAAGCAACGCGTGGTGGCGTGGCTGTCGCAGCACAACTTCCCGCACGGCGTGGTCTCCTTCTGCGAGGGCCTGGTTCACGATCCGCTCCGCCACAAAGCCAACTTCCTCAAGTGCCTCGTCGGCGAG GCCCAGATGAGGATCTTCGCTGCCTACGGCTCCAGCAAGGACATTTCGGTGTACGCCAACGTCGGCCTGCCGCCGTCGCACATCTACATCGTGGGAAGACCCACAAAGAAGATGCAGCACCAGTGTCAG TTCATTCCGGACGGCTACGCCTCGCACCTGTCCCAGCTGGAGTACAACCGGCATTCCCGTCCCGCCAAGTCGGCCGGCGCCCGCGTGGTCCTGCGCAAGAGCAGCTTCGGTTTGGGCGCCGCCTCGGGGGACTTCCTGCGCAAGCGCAACCACATCTTCCGCACCATTTCGCCGCAGCAGCCCGGCGGCCCGCCGTCCGGCTCCCCCAAGCCGCCGGGCCGGACGGAGCGAACGCAGAGCCAGTGCGAGGCGGAGCGCGGCGTGACGGCGGCGGCCACGGCGCAGCGGAGCATGAGCGTGGCGGCCGGATGCTGGGCACGCGGCGGAAGCGCGGGCTTACACGGCCCCaaatga